The DNA window atagctctgaaatactgccccaaagagaaaaggggaaatacCAAGATATAAGTGacaaaggtgaagggggaggtttATGCATCCATTCACACATTTTAtggaagtttgctgctggtctcatgaaggttactactaggCATGAGGAGGAGACATCACCGGGAAGggttttagtatttttctagatatgtggagatgcaagaattgggctcataaaatcttctcctaaaaatatttaactatctGAAAACCTGCTTGTTAGGTTTGCTGAGGCAGGAACACTCAAGGCCAAGTCAATAAcacaagagagatttattaaggcatttGAAGTGCAtaggctgagctcaagatggagCCAGCTATGACTGagatgctaggcttataaaggatctatGCTGGGAATCTGTGGTGGGAGTTTGTGatgggaacaatgaagaaggaggaagggaaggtcaGGGAAGGGGGTGTGGGTAGAGTCCCATgccagagggcagttaatccttgtaggtggttaatctatgcaggcagttgttttctgaAGGCCATTGTTTCTTTCTGCCCATTTGAGCATCCACATTCCAGGAAAGAGTGTAAATCTCGCACTGGGCTGTACCCATGTCTGTAGCACGTCTCCAAGGTAAACAGCCacggggggggggagagggggggaggGGTCTGTCACCATCATCCTGGGAAACTATCActgctcttccagttttcccagagcacagagtgcctcactcctggtctccaccctgagatccgttcagggggtgctgcaggttggcagctgcggtggctcatgttttactccatgtggaggctgatggcaatgccaaacttcagttcacaaatATGTGAAGGGCTGTGTGTCACACTCAGGTGTtaatgttgctgaaactcagcctctgtccaccattgctgaatagaaatgcagagacagagtttggggtgaaggagaaaaatatacctttattgttttccaggcaaaggaggccatagcaGGATAATGcgttaaagactgtgcccccttggAAGGGATTTGgtggtggttttatagtttggggagtggcaAATGGGgccatagataaggatcagggtaggggcaagcttgcattgtctttcaaagctggtgtttagtggtccccaggactggttctggtggtcctccttcttcccagaaggaagaatgcttcatcaagtaattcctccatttgttgggggttttagctctgcagaaaggctcaaagatattgttatatatattccttaaggaggaaccaggaccctgccccaaggctgtataATTGTCTCTTGACTACAccttctctgcatcccctcccttccctgattagcaactgccctttggaacttggAAGATCAAGGAGGCTGaaacttattccctaaaaacaagaactgggggacacagaaaggcttgtgtgcccaggagtccCACAGGGCACTAGCTCAGTTACATTAGCTCGGGACCATGCTCAGAAAGgacaaaatatatgatttttctgGATGGATCTGGAGGCAGATGCTACTGGAAGTGAATTTGCCTTGTCTACAGAGAGGTCCAGAATTGTCCtactgttgccaaaacttggcttCTGTCTGCCaattcagagacagagttttcggtgaaggggaaaaagacagctttattgctttaccgggcaaaggaggccacagcagactaatgccttaaagattgtgcccccccacccccagagagaaTGGGAGggggttttatagtttgggaatgAAAAATAGGGTTGCAAATCGGGATCAGGGTAGGGAAGGAGGTAGATAGGCTCCAGGATAGATATTTGCAAGTAGTCTCTTTTTGCActtcttgaggcaggagataggtaaAACTAGACTCTTATTTACACTTCCTGAGGAAGGAGCAAGGTGGGTTCCAGAATAGATATTTACAACCAACCACCAATCTATgcttcaagatagaaataacaggtgcaaggcaaataactggtacttgtcttctgtgaatTTGTTAAATTATGTCACATGGATGACAGGATCAAACGAGGGGCTGAGCTCTGCTTGGAGAGAACAAAGAGGTCAAGTACTCACCATCTTCAGGATCAGGAAGACCTCAACTACATATGTGCAGAAAGACCCTCCTCGGttagaaagggagggggtgccaggccataatgTCTGGATAAGCTTCCCTGCACACtctgctttggaatccatcttggccaaaagatgtgcatgcagatcaggggagggccctagatctggtcaggtgtgaaagataaaacaagttaATTTGCCCAAGGAAGACAAATATCTGGAAGAACTGTCCTGTGTAAATAacttatataagtatatataatgcACCTCATTAAGGGTGATGCCTGCACCATCACTTCTCCTTTGGGTATGTATTACTGCtttacttctgccttagataagTACACTCATactctgtatttctgtgctctcccaTATAACAATAAATGTTACACTGTTTTTACATTCCTTGAAACACTCTTGCTTTCAAGAGGGGGCAAGAATTGgggcaattctgctttcagcTCTAGCTGGTCTAgaggctaggattcctggttttcatccaggctgcccaggttcaattcctgagcagagaattaagatcttacTTTTAGCCACCACCCACGTCTCTCTCTCCAAAATcaagggtagatgcaagcttccattgttctttttatttctttcataattgAGATTTTATTGGTTGTTTTGAGGATCAGTTCACCGACAATTTGTACACAATTCTTAACATAGGtaccaaaaatctaaaaaatcatGTAGTTGTGATGATTTTCTCAACAGTTATTTCAGTAACTTTACAGATTGGTAAAACTTGTGTTTGAGTAACAGTAGTGAAAATTCCTGCCTTCCTGGATTTGGCTGGATTAAGCTTCATCTGGATTTTTTCCCAGTCTACTCAGTGGCCACAGGTAAAACATTCTTGTTGAAACACTTGAGATATCTTGATAAATTGGAGTGTGAAAAATCCAAAGAGATCTGTGTGGGCAATTATTTAATCAGGGAATACTTCCTGGAAGAAAAGACTTTAGACCAGATTGAAATTTGGACAAGGCAAAAAAGATGGGATAAATGTGAAGAGGATAACCAGAAAAAGAGTTAATATTTAGAGCTTAAAATTAATTTGATGGGTTAGGTATTACATAAGTGGCTACCAGTAGAAGAtcagtaaaaaaaacaaattgtgttTCATCCACACAGTGGAAAAcattgcagttcttttttttttttttggctttttgtcttttaagtgcTGCACCCacaaaatatggaggttcccagactaggggtctaatcagagctgtagccactggcttataccacagctcatggcaacgctggatccttaacccactgagtgatcacggccagggatcaaacattccacctcattgttcctattcagatttgttcccactgcgccatgacaggaactccagcattgcagttcttgaaaagaatgaaggaaactCATAAGAGTGGTTGCTTTGGGAGGTGAACTATGTGACATGAAGAGGTGAAAAGGAGACATACTTTCActatttatcattttctatattttggattTATTACCCTTTAAAAATGCACACAGAACTTTATATTAACAATGAATTTGGAGAAATGTGGGCAAAGAATGGAGAGTTTCATAGAAAAAGAggactcttttttctttacaatgCCTAAGTGATTGTCAAAGACAACATGCACCAGACGCTTAAGtagattattttattcaattcagGCTATTGTAACATGGAGAATACTTGGTAATGAGGATAGTCtcaaagaagaggaggaaaacttggggttttataaaataagaaagccATTGAGGTAGAGTGGAGGCAGCTCTTAGGCTGTGTGAGAGTAAGGTGGTCTTTTGTGGTTAGTAACTTATCCAgttgtggaaacacaaaaggatGGAGGGATATTATGATGAGTATAACACtgtcttcttgaattgatccaaaaatgatatttaaaaccaTGAAACTGGATGAGTTGGCTCATGAGCCTTGAGTTGCCAGAAAACAGGAATGACTAAGAAATTCCTTCACCCTTTTGTGTTTCTACAAATGGCTAAGGgatagccagtaggcacatgaaaagatgctcataaccactaattactagagaaacatcaatcaaaaccacaatgaagtatgTGCTAgtaaatctataaataacaaatgctggagaaggtgtggagcaaacgggaacactcctacactgttggtgggaaggtaagttggtgcaaccacgatggaaaacagtatggggtttcctcagaaaactagaaatagaactatcatatgacccagcaatcccactcctgggcattccTCCAGAAGGTAATGTAATTCAAAAgttacatgcatccctatgttcatagcaccaATATCCACAAcggaagccaagacatggaaataacctaaatgttcatcaacagaggaatggataagaagatgtggtatatatataaaatgggatacacttagccataaaaaagaatgaaataatgctatttgcagcaacatgcatacaactagagagtatcatactaagtgatataagtcagaaaaagaaagacaaataccatatgatctcacttatatgtggaaccgaaactatggaacaaatgaacctatctacaaaacataaacagactcgtagacagagaacagacttgtggttgccaaggaggaggagtaaatggactgggatttgggggttggcaagtgcaaactattacatttagaatgtataatcattgaggtcctactgtatagcatgggaaactatattcagtctcctgggatagactatgatggaagagagtattaaaaaagagtgtatatattactgagtcactttgttgtacagcagaaattggcacaacattgtaaatcaattatactttaataaacaataaataaatatcatctgTGCTCTGAGTTAAGAAAAGTCattcaaaatttggaaaaatcattGGAGGATGAATGCATTGACTTTCAATGTCATTGTTTCACAGGCTTACTTCAGGGTTATTTAATACTCtagaagaatatacatatgtttgACTACTTTTTAATTAAAGCCCAGATATTGTGAGGTTCTACCATTAACTTGTAAATTTGTCTGATGATGGAAAATATAATCCCAAAGGTTTATTCTGTAGGACACTGCCTGGTTTTGTACTTAAGTTAGCATTTTATTCTATCAGTCCTTAATTAGATTGCCTATAATGCCCCAACTCCTCAAATGCTCTTGTAACCAGCTTTACCATCCTATTGTTTGCTTCATCAATTaacataagagaaataaaatatttgatgcaAGTTTCTTGTATATTTATGTAAGAGTCAGGTTTTTACCCTTCAAAGAATTGTAACTGGACAGCTCTGGAGGTCCTACCTAGTTGCTTAGGTGAACTCACTGAGGGAGAAAGCAAATTTTGCTGAAGAAGTGTATCTCCTGAGTTCCTCAAACATAAGCATTACTCCCAGAATGATTCCTAGTGGCTAAGAACTTCATTTTTGCTGAGTCTCtatttttttgctcttgattttgtgtgtttgtgtcttcaCTTTTAGTTCCGTAACAagattttttctggttttgtgctgTGCATGACTGACAAATTATTCCCCATTGGTGGTAGCAATAATTGAGAATCTGGCTTCATGGTTTGATCATTTGGTGATGTATATTGGGGGAAAAATCATCCTTATTGTATGAGTTTGCATTTGCTATTTAAGCCCATGCACTGTGAGGTTTCATGTTAACTTATAGGTTAATATCCAGTAGAAAACATGACTGCAAAGGTTAAGGTTTTATGGTTTTAATGTATAGAACATTACCCACTTTTGTACCTTAGAAATCTTATTCTAACATTCTTTGAAAGAATATTCTGATGGCTCATGTAAACTCAGTTGCCCTTAGAACTGGCTTTACTGTCTGATATTTTCATTCACTAATGAGTTGAATAAAATTTCTGATGCATGTTCATTTGATATTGAGTGAGAATTGGGTTTTTAAGTGTAAAAAGATGAAACTTTGACAAGCTCATGCAGAAAAGGGATATATGATTCAATCCTCCCCTTTAATtaacagttttcaaaaatgaattaagaataatcatttaaaaatatctgatgacagttggtaaataaatatattgaaagtaTTAAATAACATTAACTTCCTAATCAATGACCCTAAGAAGGGCTGGAGAGTCAGGTAGGTAGTGTTCCAATCTGGAGCCCTGTGTCCTTTGTGAACTGTCACCACCACCCAGGGAGGGCTGCTCTAGTCAATCAGTTGGGTTTGCAATCTGGTTTCTCTCAGTGCAGGGAAACCTGCAAATGTCCATCTCCTTGAAGGAAATGGGCAtgaaagagaagcaggaagggtCTAAGAAAGGTAGAAAAGAGAAATGTGGGAGAAAGAAACACTTGTGTGTTCAGAACTCCTCTAGAGTCTAAATCTAGAATAGGATTTCCCAGTCTAGCATCACCTCATATCCTCTGAAAACAGGAGTTGACTGAGTTGCTTGTGGGACTCCACATCCACAGGCAGGAAATACCCGACGCCTTCCACTGACCTCTGGAAAGGTTTTGAAGACATGAATTAAGATGGACTAAAACGGGAAGAAATAGGCCTGGAAGAAGGAACCCAGAAAAACATGGAAGAGAGGGCTTCGTGCTGAAACCATAGCAGAATCTTTAGGCATTAAGAAAAAGCCTTCCAGAAACAAAAGTTATAGCACAGAGAGAACATTCATCCTCATCCACAAGGGGAGCAGTGTGGGAGAGGGCTGGACTAGGATGGGAGGAGCTTCTCAGTGGGAGTTAGTGGAGAGGTCTCACCTTGGAAGAGGACTTTTGCTGGGCCAGGTATAGCTCTTGGCTGAGAGGTTTTATCTCTGCCACCACTCACTGCCACTCACTGTTTACCCCGTTGTTGTGGCTAGGAGATTTGCTCCTGCTTTTACAAGTCCCCAGAGACCCCATCTCTGCCACACCTTGGTCCCCTGTTTAGCAATTAAACTCCGAGGAAAGGGAGCCTCCTGCAAAGTTCTCTGCTCACCTCAGCTGCTCCAACAAACACATTCTCCCAGGAGCACATGGAGAGGAAATCTGGGGAGTGAGGTCAAGAGACTTAACtcctctgtgccccagtttcctcatgtgCAAAAGGGACATAATGATGTTCACCACAGGTTTATGACAGCATTATGCTGAGTAGACAAATAAGTCGTTTCCCCCGGTAGACCCTAAGAACCATAGTTACTATTAGTGCCACGGCCCTCTATTATCAGCAGCCTGAAAACCAAAAGCAGGAAATGCTTTCCTGTGGCTTATTCCAACTCTCAGAGCCCAGTTctgtcctctctcttctccctgcatGCAACCAATGTATTTTCTCCcaagaaaaaatgatttatttgcaAATGTGTCTAAGAGCTTGTGCTTATTTGTGGATACAAATAATACCAATagttcaaataaaaatgtttaaaaataagttatcaaATAATACATCAAATTCTTCCATCTATGCTTCAGTCTTAATCCCCAAAAGGAGAAACAATATTGATAATTTTCCTGTTTTAGCAATGGAAATGACAAAATATGGCTATTTTTGCTAGAAGATTGTATAAATACAGCACTTTCATGTGTATTTTCTATGCGTTAGGCACTGTGAAGACACCAATAAACAAGTCTTTAACActttcttaggccagtctccctttattctttgaagaatatatactttaataaacctTTATTAAGTTTTCAGTTAATAGGGTTAAGGGTGAGCACTATATAAGAGAAATTTATTAGGTTATTTTTTTGTCATCTGGAAGCATTTCATCTAAGACACTAGTCTGAAAtagtatattaaaaagaaagttgtgatatatatgtatactcatGAGGAACATAGCAGGGTGTATGGCATAAAGTAGTCTTTGAATCAATCATAGAAATTAGCATTTATTGTTAAGGAGTTCAGCTCAGAGCATTCTCTAACAGTAGAAGAAAATCCACTTTTAAATAATTAGTGTTATAATCCCAGAGCTTTCTTCTATGTAGTGCTTGAGTTTACAAAGTTCTACTTCCTATTTTAATGTATTACACAAAAGAATCAGTCTAAAaaaattggggggtggggagagctggtATTTCACCAGAGGTAGaaattactgattttaaaaagtcctcCCCAACTCTTTAGGTGTCCTAAGTCTCATAATTAATGAGAAAAACCTAAACTCAGATCAAATAGATTATATACCCAACACCACAAAGCCAGATCAAATAGATTATATACCTGATACCACATAGCCAGGAGGTGGTGAAGGATACCCTGGCCCTTCAGGGCTGGTTGGCAATCCTACAACGGTCCAGCCCCTTCCTCAGGGCTCCCATCACCTCCCTGTTCCTCAAGCTATAAATGAGAGGGTTGAGCATTGGAGTAAGGACCGTGTAGAAGATAGAGACCACCTTGTCATGGCTTGGGGCTCGGTAGCGCCTAGGTCTCAGGTAGATGAACATGGCTGCCCCATAGAAGAGGGACACAGCTGTcaggtgggaggagcaggtggccaGAGCCTTTTTACCAGCCTGAGCAGAACGCATGTGCAGCACAGCCTTCAGGATGCGAGCATAGGAGGCCACGATgatggagaagggaagaaacaaCATGATGACACAGCAAACAAATATCATGTTCTCAAAAATGGATGTGTCTATACAGGCCAGCTTCAACAAAGAtaacatttcacaaaagaagtggTCCACCTCCCTCAAGCCACAGTAAGGAAAGGTCATTACTACCACCATCTGTGTGAAACCATCTATGATCCCAAAGGCCCAGGAGCTCCCAACAATCTGGAGACAGACTCGCTGACTCATGAGGATGGGATAGTGAAGTGGGTGGGtaatggccacatagcggtcataagccatgagTCCCAGCAAGAGCCCTTCAGATCCCACAAgacagacaaaaagaccaatTTGAATGCCACAGCCCACAAATGAGATGTACTTCCTGCCCGAGAGGAAATTGACTGCCATCTGGGGCACATTGGTACAGACCAACATGAGGTCCATGAGGGAGAGCtgactgaggaagaagtacatgggtgtatGGAGTCGAGGATCTATGTAGATGAGGAAGATAAGGAGGATATTCCCACAGATGGCCACCATGAAGACTATCATGACTGCAGAGAAAAGAACTAGGTCAGCAGGACCGTGGGAAAAGATGCCCAGGAGGACAAAGTCATCTGTGGATGATTGGTTCAACCATATCTCCATGCCTCAGCCAGTGTTCCTGGTCACCtgaaaacatgaacaaaaaataTTGGATTGTCTGGAATGTATTTATTGATAGGAAAAATCATAAGGCcaatagagaaaagaaatgatttgtacccaatttttttttaggaacaatgaaatcttagatatagagaacaaactagtcaTTACcactggggagaaggaagaagagaggagcaATACAGAAGtaggggagtaagaggtacaaaatatAAGGTATGAGATAAACTACAAGGGTATATTGTATAACAgtggaatatagccaatgttttataataactttaaatagacATAACCATTACACATTGTGAATTActatattttacaataatttatatacagtaagtatacttcaatttttaaaaaaagaacaatgaagtCTTTAGTTTTGGTAAGACTTTTAAAGTAACCCAGGATCAGAGCCTCAGCAGAAGTTTACTGATAAGCATGTTACTGCTTACTAAATTATCTTAGTAGAAATTGaagagctgtctttttttttggctgtacctgtggccacttcctaggccagggattgagcctgtgccatagcaatgaccacATCAGATCTTTAAGCATTAGGTCACCAGGGAGATTCAAAATCTTTCTAATAATATCTTCTACATGATTTTCTGAACTATTTACTCACTGCATGATAGAATTTCCAATTAATTTATTTGGAGCATGTCAATGAAAAGGGATTTCTCTTGATTttgatcaaaaatttttttttaactttttcttttgttttttatttttaatttttttattacacaaatgaatttaacacatctgtagttgtatagtgatcacaacaatctgatttcacaggattcccatcccacagcccaagcacatccccccacccccagactgtctcctctggagaccataagtttttcaatgtctgtaagtcagcaaaaattttttataaaattgttatgtgggagttcctatcgtggctcagtagttaaccaatctgacttggaatgaggttgcaggttcgatccctgaccttgctcagtgggttaaggatctggtgttgccatgagctgtggtgtgggttgcagacgcagctcagatcctgcgttgctgtggctgtggtgtaggccggcggctacagctctgattggaccactagcctgggaaattctatgtgccacaggagtggcccaagaaatggcaaaaagccccAAAAAAAACGTTATGTGGAAGGGAACCAGAGACATGGCTTGATTTTACACTGACAAATTTCCAatcaaggaataaaaataatgcatactgaaaaagacaaaactccCTGGATAACAATATCTGAGcccaaagaaaatagaaggataaataaTTATAAGCAACTGAGTGAAAAGCATTACCACATATTGAACACAACTCTTTTGGCCTCAGACACTCACCAGATGaacattgtctttattttcaaagatgtttccactttttagttttctccttcttcttcttcttcttctctctctcatcaGCCTCCTTCTAATTCACTTGTCCCTTTGTTCATCCAGGGCTGTACTATTCAGGGCAAGTATTTTCATGATTTTGGAAGTAGCATAGAATGCagaattttttccctaaattgGTATTAGCTATCTATTGTGGCATAGCAAATAGTCCATACTCTATACATtgaaacaaaataggaaatatttattaattcacagtttctgtgggttcAGGAATATGGGAAAGCTTAGTTGCCTCTGATATTATAGCTCACTCACATGATGTTACCATGAAGCTGTTGGCCAGGCTGCAGTCTTCTCAAAGCTTGTATGCAGGAGACTCCACTCCAAGACCACTCATGTGGCTGTGTTAGGGCTTGCTCCCTTTTCACAGGGCTGCTTCACAGGTGGCAGTTGACATCTTCCAGTGTGAGTGATGCAAGAAGGATTGAGAGCACAAGCACCCTGCATAGAAGCCAGAGTATTATAACATTGGAAGTAGCATCCCATCAGCTTTGCTGAATTCTATTCATTGTAAATGAGTCACTAAACCCAGTCAACATTTACTGGGAGAGGAACACACAAAGGCATGAATACCATGAAGTAAGGACCAATGAGACCATCCTAGAGGCTGACTACCTTAGCCTTTCAAGTTCTCTCTCAAACTTGACTGATGGTATAAATAAACTGGACCCTTATTAATTTTAACAAGTGCTCTTGTCATAAAGAAAGATGGTGATTTGCACTttgcttagaaaataaataatcaaagatGTTGTGTTTGTCAGTCTATTTCTCATCTCGTGAGAAAAGACAGAGTGCTCTTTCCTATTCTAGTGATAGGCAATACATATCAGTAAAAATAGACTATTTGTTGCATTCTAGAGTACTCACATTCGTTTTTCATTTGACATCAACTATGACATCTGCAATGAAAAGCACAGTGGTTTTATTAAAAGAGACcctcttttatagatgagaatgTCAAGGCTCTGAGGAGTTGACTTATTGCCCAAGGTTGCATGGCTAGTAAATGTATAACCAAGACTCAAGAAAGGGCCCTAATAATCTAAGTATCAGGTACTTTATATCAGGTTGTTCTTGtacaaaaatattcttaaaggGCAAGTTATGTTATCTTGGAGAAGTTCTCAGTTGGAAGTTTCCAAATCCCTTTTCTCTAATTCTTGGCTCATTCTGCAGCTGTTTGACCCATAATATGGACTCTTAAAAATCAGAGATTGTTTTGTTCAAGAACAGTACTGGCTTCCTGCCAAATGCAGCTctcattattattacattaatCAGGAAAGGAGGCTATTTGTTGAGTGGCTGTAATGCCCTAGCAGCCTGTGAAACAAACCAAAATCTAAGCCTGTAAATGCCTCAAGGTTAAGAAAGCAaacccagagttcccaccatggctcagtcagcggaaatcaatctgactaggatacatgaggaggcaggttccttccctggcctttctcagtgggtaaggatcagCTTTGACATGAGCTGTAGTgagggtcgcagacacggcttggatctggtgttgctgtggctgtggtataggccagcagctacagctctgattagacccctaaccttggaacctccatatgtcatgggtgtggccctaaaaaaaagaaggaaaaacctaaggacaaccatgcagaagttcccagac is part of the Sus scrofa isolate TJ Tabasco breed Duroc chromosome 2, Sscrofa11.1, whole genome shotgun sequence genome and encodes:
- the LOC110259610 gene encoding olfactory receptor 2V2 translates to MEIWLNQSSTDDFVLLGIFSHGPADLVLFSAVMIVFMVAICGNILLIFLIYIDPRLHTPMYFFLSQLSLMDLMLVCTNVPQMAVNFLSGRKYISFVGCGIQIGLFVCLVGSEGLLLGLMAYDRYVAITHPLHYPILMSQRVCLQIVGSSWAFGIIDGFTQMVVVMTFPYCGLREVDHFFCEMLSLLKLACIDTSIFENMIFVCCVIMLFLPFSIIVASYARILKAVLHMRSAQAGKKALATCSSHLTAVSLFYGAAMFIYLRPRRYRAPSHDKVVSIFYTVLTPMLNPLIYSLRNREVMGALRKGLDRCRIANQP